The window AAGAGCTATACGTCGAACGGAAGAGCGTTGAGAATTATTCAGGCAACATTTATCGCGGCAAGATCGTCAATCTCGAACCCAGCATCCAAGCGGCGTTTGTCGACTTTGGTGTAGGCCGAAATGGATTTTTGCACATCAGCGACATTGAACCGCAGTACTTCCGCCAAGGCGGTTACGATCCCGAAGAAATCATGCGGGAATCGGACGAGATGGCCGAGGCGGCAGCTCAACGAAATCGCGAATCCGGTCGTGGCAGCACACGCGTGTTCAAAGGCGGACGCCCTCGCAACAAACCACCTATCCAAGAGATCTTCAAACGCGGCGACGAAGTCTTGGTGCAAGTCATCAAGGAAGGCATCGGTAACAAAGGGCCCACACTCAGCACTTACATCTCGATCCCGGGTCGTTACCTGGTGCTCATGCCCGCACTGTCGCGTGTTGGCGTCAGCCGAAAGATCGAGGACGAAGACGATCGCAAGCGTCTGAAAAAATGTTTGCTATCGCTGAGCCCACCAAAGGGCCTCGGTTTCATCGTCCGCACGGCAGGTGCCGGTCGCAGCGAAGACGAACTGCAACGCGACATGGATTACTTGTTGCGACTATGGAAAGCGATCGTTCGCCGCGTTGAAAACACCACCGAACCCGGCGAGATCTATGAAGAAAGCGATCTCATCATTCGCACCATTCGCGATATCTACAGCGATGACATCGACCACATCTTGATCGATCAAAAAGAGTCCTACGAAAAGGCTCGTGACTTTTTAAAGATGGTCATGCCTCGCGTCGTTGATCGTTTGAAGTACTACGACGGGCCCGGACCACTGTTCCACAAATACAACTTGGAAGAGGAGATCGTGAAGATCAACCAACGCCAGGTTGCTCTGCCCGACGGTGGATCCATTGTGATCGATCCGACGGAAGCCTTGGTGGCGATCGACGTCAACAGCGGCAACTTCCGTGGCAACGCGTCGGCGGAAGAAAACGCATTCCGACTGAACATTGCCGCGGCCAAAGAAATTGCACGTCAGCTTCGCCTGCGTGACCTGGGCGGCGTGATCGTCAATGACTTCATCGACATGCGAAAAGAGAGCTATCGGCGCAAGGTTGAGCGAGTCCTCCGTGATGCGATGGCCAATGACCGCGCCCGAACGAAGATTCTTCGAACCAGCCCGTTTGGCTTGATCGAAATGACTCGCCAACGAATTCGCCCCAGCCTGAAACGAAGCATCTACAAAGACTGCCCATGTTGCGAAGGCCGCGGACTGGTCAAGACTCCCGAAAGCATGTCGATCGAAGTCGTCCGCATGCTGGCATTGGCGGTGAAGAACAAACACATCGTTCGAGTCACCGTTCGTGTCAACGATGAGGTTTCCGCTTTCTTGAACAACAAGAAACGCCGAACAGTCAGCGAGATGGAAGAATGCGGTAACATGACCGTTCAAATTCTCGGCAGCGAAGGATTGTTCCCGGAACACCTGGAAGTGGATTGCCGTGATGAGCACGGTGAACGCGTCGAAATCGACTCTTGAACCCAATGCAAATTGATGTCAACGAAGCCCAATCGCGAATTCGTTTCGTGGTTGGGCTCTTTTCGCTACTGGTCGCTGCTTGGGGCATCCCAACCGATGCAGCAGCAGCAAACGATTCCCCGCCCAACATCCTGTTCATCCTCTGTGATGACCATCGATTTGATTGTCTAGGCGTTGCGGGGCATCCGTTTTTAGAAACGCCTCACATCGACACAATGGCTCGCGACGGCGCGATGCTCCGCCGAGCCTACGTGACGACGTCGCTTTGCTCACCCAGTCGTGCATCCATTTTGACCGGGCAGTACGCACACAATCATCGCGTGGTCGACAACTACCATGCCGTCGACCCAAACCTGGTTTTCTTCCCCGAGTCATTGCAGGACGCCGGCTACCAAACCGCCTTCATTGGCAAGTGGCACATGGGTGGCGACATCGACGACCCGCAACGTGGCTTTGACCACTGGGTCTCGTTCCGCGGTCAAGGAACTTATTGGCCCGACGGTCATGGCACGACTCGCGAAGTCCCACAAACCACCTACGACGGCTTCAACGTCAATGGAAAACGAGTTCCACAACGCGGCTACATCACGGATGAACTGACCGAATACTCGCTGGACTGGCTGAAGGGCCGTGATCCTAACAAACCGTTCTTTTTATACGTCAGCCACAAAGCGGTGCATGCAGATTTCGTTCCCGCCGATCGGCATCGCGGCCGATATGACAACGAAGCGTTGCCGATCGAGATCCCGACCGTCGAAGCGATGGATGCCGGCAACAAACCGATGTGGGTGCGCAACCAACGCAACAGTCGTCACGGGGTTGATTTTGGTTACAACCTGCCTGGTTTCAGTCCAGAAGTTTACTACCGTCGCTACTGCGAATCCTTGTTGGCAGTGGACGATTCGGTTGGTCAGCTTCGCGAATTTCTGAAGCAGCAAGAACTCGATCAGAACACGATCGTCGTCTACATGGGCGACAATGGTTTTCAATTTGGCGATCACGGTCTGATCGACAAACGCACCGCTTACGAAGCCAGTGCCAAGGTACCTTTGCTGGTCGTCGCACCAGGCAAGATTCCTGCGGGCGTTCCATTTGACGGCTTAGTAGGCAACATCGACATCGCTCCCACACTGCTCGAAGCCGCCAATGCATCAGCGCCGAAGAACATCAATGGACAAAGCGTTTGGCAAGCTCTCTGTTCGTCGGACGCCTCGTCCCTGAACGATCGCACGCTGCTTTACGAGTATTACTGGGAACGAAACTACCCCCACACGCCGACGTTGCATGCCGTCATCGGCGGTCGATTCAAATACATCCGATGCCATGGATTGTGGGATCGAGATGAACTTTATGACCTCGAATCAGACCCGGGCGAAATGCAAAACCTGATTGATGATTCCAGGTATGCTGATCGCGTCGAATCGTTGAACCAGCGACTGTGGCAGCTA of the Rhodopirellula baltica SH 1 genome contains:
- a CDS encoding Rne/Rng family ribonuclease — protein: MKREMLINVLQPEESRIAVVENNRLEELYVERKSVENYSGNIYRGKIVNLEPSIQAAFVDFGVGRNGFLHISDIEPQYFRQGGYDPEEIMRESDEMAEAAAQRNRESGRGSTRVFKGGRPRNKPPIQEIFKRGDEVLVQVIKEGIGNKGPTLSTYISIPGRYLVLMPALSRVGVSRKIEDEDDRKRLKKCLLSLSPPKGLGFIVRTAGAGRSEDELQRDMDYLLRLWKAIVRRVENTTEPGEIYEESDLIIRTIRDIYSDDIDHILIDQKESYEKARDFLKMVMPRVVDRLKYYDGPGPLFHKYNLEEEIVKINQRQVALPDGGSIVIDPTEALVAIDVNSGNFRGNASAEENAFRLNIAAAKEIARQLRLRDLGGVIVNDFIDMRKESYRRKVERVLRDAMANDRARTKILRTSPFGLIEMTRQRIRPSLKRSIYKDCPCCEGRGLVKTPESMSIEVVRMLALAVKNKHIVRVTVRVNDEVSAFLNNKKRRTVSEMEECGNMTVQILGSEGLFPEHLEVDCRDEHGERVEIDS
- a CDS encoding sulfatase family protein produces the protein MQIDVNEAQSRIRFVVGLFSLLVAAWGIPTDAAAANDSPPNILFILCDDHRFDCLGVAGHPFLETPHIDTMARDGAMLRRAYVTTSLCSPSRASILTGQYAHNHRVVDNYHAVDPNLVFFPESLQDAGYQTAFIGKWHMGGDIDDPQRGFDHWVSFRGQGTYWPDGHGTTREVPQTTYDGFNVNGKRVPQRGYITDELTEYSLDWLKGRDPNKPFFLYVSHKAVHADFVPADRHRGRYDNEALPIEIPTVEAMDAGNKPMWVRNQRNSRHGVDFGYNLPGFSPEVYYRRYCESLLAVDDSVGQLREFLKQQELDQNTIVVYMGDNGFQFGDHGLIDKRTAYEASAKVPLLVVAPGKIPAGVPFDGLVGNIDIAPTLLEAANASAPKNINGQSVWQALCSSDASSLNDRTLLYEYYWERNYPHTPTLHAVIGGRFKYIRCHGLWDRDELYDLESDPGEMQNLIDDSRYADRVESLNQRLWQLLKNSAGMEMPLLEDHGPRFPLRDKNQAPQAAFPKEYFSEK